One Coffea arabica cultivar ET-39 chromosome 5e, Coffea Arabica ET-39 HiFi, whole genome shotgun sequence DNA segment encodes these proteins:
- the LOC113720267 gene encoding uncharacterized protein, with product MRRSFSKFSYPSTTTRPSFISSSSTSPFSTSSGAVGGGGGRGRGRGSISPKFQFTKEDHTPKPSENSSVAGFGHGQGGGRGGGSGKPLPSSLPPFTSFVDKTAVPVPGRGQGRGRGIGAGLGAGHVTPPTPAPAQPSDPSRKPIFSSKDGGVAPHDSHLPPPTQSPTVPRNPEDTHLPSSILTILSGAGRGKAPRSPSPVPDKPIEENRHIRARQQPPGATREDSSTNSAATSAQRLSPEEAAKKAVGILSGGRGDAGRDEGARGGRGGGGFRGRGGRGGRGLQAWRGRGGGGPGGQGDRGARFEDAGFEDTGYEDTDDDDSAAGLYLGDDADGDKLTQRLGPDIMDQLSEGFEEMSSRVLPSPEDDAYLDALHTNLLIECEPEYIMGNFDINPDIDEKPPIPLRDALEKMKPFLMAYEGIQSQQEWEEAVEETMKKVPLLKEIVDYYSGPDRVTAKQQQEEIERVAKALPESVPASVKRFTNRAVLSLQSNPGWGFDKKCQFMDKLVSEISQHYK from the exons ATGAGAAGAAGCTTTTCAAAGTTCTCCTATCCCTCCACCACAACCAGACCCTCCTTCATTTCCTCTTCCTCTACTTCCCCTTTCTCCACCTCCTCCGGCGCagtaggaggaggaggaggcagAGGCCGTGGTCGCGGTTCTATTTCCCCCAAATTCCAATTCACAAAAGAGGACCACACTCCCAAACCCTCCGAGAATTCTTCCGTTGCAGGGTTTGGTCATGGGCAAGGCGGTGGACGAGGAGGAGGCTCCGGTAAACCTCTGCCTTCTTCCCTCCCTCCCTTCACTTCCTTCGTTGATAAAACTGCTGTCCCCGTCCCCGGCCGGGGCCAAGGCCGAGGCCGAGGGATTGGAGCAGGCTTGGGCGCCGGTCACGTTACTCCACCAACACCTGCGCCAGCTCAACCCTCTGATCCCAGCAGAAAACCCATTTTCTCATCCAAAGATGGAGGGGTAGCCCCCCATGATTCCCATTTGCCTCCGCCTACCCAATCCCCGACCGTTCCCCGAAACCCTGAGGATACCCATCTTCCTTCCAGCATCTTGACAATTCTGTCAGGTGCCGGCCGAGGGAAGGCCCCGAGATCCCCCTCACCTGTCCCCGATAAGCCTATTGAAGAAAACCGTCACATCCGGGCTCGGCAGCAGCCTCCCGGGGCCACTAGAGAAGACAGTAGCACCAATAGCGCTGCCACCTCGGCCCAGCGGTTGAGTCCGGAGGAGGCTGCCAAGAAGGCTGTTGGAATATTGTCCGGAGGAAGAGGAGATGCTGGGCGCGATGAGGGTGCTAGGGGTGGAAGGGGAGGAGGAGGTTTTAGGGGCAGAGGTGGGCGAGGAGGCAGAGGATTGCAGGCTTGGAGAGGCCGAGGAGGAGGAGGACCAGGGGGACAAGGAGACAGGGGGGCTCGTTTTGAGGATGCTGGTTTTGAGGATACTGGTTATGAGGATACTGATGACGACGATTCTGCTGCTGGGCTTTACCTTGGCGACGACGCAGATGGTGACAAATTGACTCAGAGGCTTGGACCTGATATCATGGATCAGTTATCTGAAGGCTTTGAGGAGATGTCTAGCAGAGTGTTGCCTTCTCCTGAAGACGATGCTTACCTGGATGCTCTCCACACTAACTTACTG ATAGAGTGTGAACCGGAGTATATTATGGGAAACTTTGACATCAATCCAGACATTGATGAGAAACCTCCTATCCCTCTTAGGGACGCTCTTGAGAAGATGAAGCCATTCTTGATGGCGTATGAAGGAATTCAAAGTCAGCAAGAGTGGGAG GAAGCTGTGGAAGAAACAATGAAGAAGGTCCCACTTCTAAAAGAAATTGTTGACTATTACAGTGGACCCGATAGAGTAACTGCAAAGCAACAACAAGAAGAGATAGAAAGAGTGGCGAAAGCGCTTCCAGAAAGTGTACCTGCTTCAGTAAAGCGATTCACAAATCGTGCCGTTCTCTCTctgcag AGTAACCCAGGTTGGGGATTTGATAAGAAATGCCAATTCATGGACAAGCTTGTGTCAGAAATTTCCCAACACTATAAATAA
- the LOC113720268 gene encoding uncharacterized protein, with translation MASCRAARRNQRWCTTQPLTPLMEGPDLEMHHHHCQSGNKKETTSSWEVIREWFRAQRSLAADPAGGGGGSRSFSMSSAYPAGPGSAPPNINAAKRQDLKLLLGVLACPLGPIPLPINNNENGNNNNNYHSYYGHQNTNPILHPYNPTIIKDIPIETSTAHYIIQQYLAATGCSSKSKQQQQQQQKVPRNMYTAGTVKMMCFPTEISGGGTVKTLGTRSSGEKGCFVLWQMSPGMWSLELVVGGNKVLAGSDSKIVWRHTPWLGTHAAKGPQRPLRRIIQGLDPKSTASLFAGKARCLGEKRIGDEDCFVLKVAADRATVMERNEGPAEVIRHVLYGYFSQKSGLLIYLEDSHLTRVLVQREEEEDEQQPAGGRRENGSDHPSVSGAVYWETTIGSSIGDYRDVDGLLIAHQGRTVATVFRFGEVSTQHCRTTMEETWAIHDVVFDVPGLSPDSFIPPADVWDDSTHYSPH, from the exons ATGGCATCCTGCAGAGCTGCTCGCAGAAATCAGAGGTGGTGCACCACCCAACCTCTGACCCCTCTCATGGAAGGCCCCGATCTCGAAATGCACCACCACCACTGCCAGTCTGGAAATAAGAAAGAGACCACCTCCTCCTGGGAAGTGATTCGGGAATGGTTTAGAGCACAGAGGAGCTTGGCAGCCGACCCTGCAGGAGGAGGAGGGGGCAGCAGGAGCTTCTCCATGTCCTCAGCATACCCTGCCGGCCCAGGCTCAGCGCCGCCCAATATTAATGCGGCCAAGAGGCAAGACTTGAAGCTTTTGCTCGGGGTCTTGGCTTGCCCACTTGGCCCCATTCCTCTGCCCATCAACAATAATGAAAACggcaacaacaacaacaactacCACTCCTACTACGGTCATCAGAACACCAATCCAATTCTTCATCCTTACAATCCTACCATCATCAAAGACATTCCCATT GAGACCTCTACTGCGCATTACATTATTCAACAATACTTGGCCGCGACGGGATGCTCCTCGAAATccaagcagcagcagcaacaacaacAGAAAGTCCCCAGAAACATGTACACGGCCGGCACGGTGAAGATGATGTGCTTCCCGACAGAGATTTCGGGAGGAGGAACAGTGAAGACACTGGGAACGAGGAGTAGCGGGGAGAAGGGATGCTTCGTGCTGTGGCAGATGTCGCCGGGAATGTGGTCGCTGGAGCTGGTGGTTGGGGGTAACAAGGTCCTGGCCGGCAGCGATTCCAAGATCGTGTGGAGGCATACACCCTGGCTGGGCACCCACGCGGCCAAAGGCCCTCAACGTCCCTTACGTCGCATTATCCAG GGGTTGGACCCAAAGAGCACGGCGAGTTTGTTTGCCGGCAAAGCACGGTGCTTAGGAGAGAAACGAATTGGAGATGAAGATTGCTTCGTGTTAAAAGTGGCAGCAGATCGGGCGACGGTGATGGAAAGGAACGAGGGTCCTGCAGAAGTGATCAGGCACGTCTTGTACGGCTACTTCAGCCAAAAGAGTGGGCTTCTCATATATCTAGAGGACTCCCACCTGACCAGAGTTTTAGTACAgcgggaggaggaagaggatgagCAGCAGCCGGCAGGTGGGCGCCGCGAAAATGGAAGTGATCATCCTTCGGTTTCGGGTGCTGTTTACTGGGAGACAACCATTGGGAGCAGCATCGGAGACTACAGGGACGTCGACGGCCTCCTCATTGCCCATCAAGGCAGGACCGTTGCCACTGTATTCCGTTTCGGAGAGGTATCCACACAGCATTGTAGGACGACCATGGAAGAGACCTGGGCCATCCACGACGTCGTTTTTGACGTCCCGGGGCTTTCACCCGACTCCTTCATCCCTCCTGCCGATGTATGGGATGATAGCACACATTATTCACCGCATTAA